One Streptomyces coeruleorubidus DNA segment encodes these proteins:
- a CDS encoding SDR family oxidoreductase: protein MTSPILVTGGTGTLGGHVLPLLRASGHDVRVLTRHARPATDGVEYVTGDLLKGEGVEAAVDGVETVLHLAGGPKGDDEATRTLVRAASRAGVRHLLYISVIGADRVPLAWMRTKLESERAVADSGIPWTTLRAAQFHDLALTMVEKMAKLPVFPVPGGLRLQPVDSREVAARLAELTLGAPSGLVPDLTGPRLYDLAALARPYLGLRGRRRPMLPVRIPGKAGRAYRAGANLTLVGAEEGKRTWEEFLQERLGQGVDVTPSDSAGPGL, encoded by the coding sequence ATGACATCACCGATCCTGGTCACCGGCGGCACGGGCACTCTGGGCGGCCACGTCCTGCCGCTGCTGCGCGCGTCCGGCCACGACGTGCGGGTCCTCACCCGGCACGCCCGTCCCGCCACGGACGGCGTCGAGTACGTCACCGGTGACCTGCTGAAGGGCGAGGGCGTCGAGGCCGCCGTCGACGGCGTGGAGACCGTGCTGCATCTGGCGGGCGGCCCCAAGGGCGACGACGAGGCGACCCGCACCCTGGTGCGCGCCGCGTCCCGGGCCGGCGTACGGCACCTGCTCTACATCTCGGTCATCGGCGCGGACCGGGTCCCGCTGGCCTGGATGCGGACGAAGCTGGAGTCGGAGCGGGCCGTCGCCGACTCCGGCATTCCGTGGACGACGCTGCGCGCGGCCCAGTTCCACGACCTGGCGCTGACCATGGTCGAGAAGATGGCGAAGCTGCCGGTCTTCCCGGTACCCGGTGGCCTCCGGCTTCAGCCGGTGGACTCGCGGGAGGTCGCCGCCCGCCTCGCGGAACTGACCCTCGGCGCCCCGTCCGGCCTCGTCCCGGACCTGACCGGCCCGCGCCTCTACGACCTCGCCGCCCTGGCCCGCCCCTACCTCGGCCTGCGGGGCCGGCGCCGCCCGATGCTGCCGGTGCGGATTCCCGGGAAGGCGGGGCGGGCGTACCGGGCGGGGGCGAACCTGACGCTGGTGGGGGCGGAGGAAGGGAAGCGGACCTGGGAGGAGTTCCTTCAGGAGAGGCTGGGCCAGGGGGTGGACGTCACCCCGAGCGACTCGGCCGGTCCTGGTCTGTGA
- a CDS encoding DUF5829 family protein produces the protein MIMVVALALAGAVQSGLSSARARDGGRQLLFYNHAYGVLDRETADAIEHSAFLRDFANFQVRTTTGSGGQTWTGRYLMGRETYIELFGTGDLPGKDGTLGAGGMGVSTEREGDLARVITRLRELGISDPVEFRQTRDFGDGVPVPWFDAVFTTDQYDLFGAWGMEYRPEYFADPRGNTEPAAHPGDVGRERYLSDAYRDHLMRDVTGIRLAVTARDLAGTLPLLKAGGFAVRSLPGGGAVAQGGGTTLRFDAVPLDQVGLRQVEMSLNRAVSHRHEERIGHSALVVGPGPRAVWTFTDQDRPSRSG, from the coding sequence GTGATCATGGTCGTCGCCCTGGCCCTCGCGGGGGCGGTCCAGAGCGGGCTGAGCTCCGCGCGGGCCAGGGACGGCGGGCGGCAGCTCCTGTTCTACAACCACGCCTACGGCGTGCTCGACCGGGAGACCGCCGACGCCATCGAGCACTCCGCCTTTCTGAGGGACTTCGCCAACTTCCAGGTGCGCACCACGACCGGCTCGGGCGGGCAGACCTGGACCGGCCGCTATCTGATGGGCCGCGAGACCTACATCGAGCTGTTCGGGACCGGCGACCTCCCCGGCAAGGACGGCACCCTCGGCGCCGGCGGCATGGGCGTCTCGACCGAGCGGGAGGGCGACCTGGCGAGGGTGATCACGCGGCTGCGCGAGCTGGGGATCAGCGACCCCGTCGAGTTCCGGCAGACCCGCGACTTCGGCGACGGCGTCCCGGTGCCCTGGTTCGACGCCGTCTTCACCACCGACCAGTACGACCTCTTCGGCGCCTGGGGCATGGAGTACCGGCCGGAGTACTTCGCCGACCCGCGCGGCAACACCGAGCCCGCCGCACACCCCGGTGACGTGGGCCGGGAGCGCTACCTGTCCGACGCCTACCGCGACCACCTGATGCGGGACGTGACCGGCATCCGGCTCGCGGTGACCGCCCGGGACCTCGCAGGCACGCTGCCGCTGCTGAAGGCCGGCGGCTTCGCCGTGCGGTCCCTGCCCGGCGGGGGCGCCGTCGCACAGGGCGGCGGCACCACACTGCGGTTCGACGCCGTGCCCCTCGACCAGGTGGGACTGCGGCAGGTCGAGATGTCGCTGAACAGGGCCGTGTCGCACCGGCACGAGGAGCGGATCGGCCACTCGGCCCTCGTCGTCGGCCCGGGGCCGCGTGCCGTGTGGACCTTCACAGACCAGGACCGGCCGAGTCGCTCGGGGTGA
- a CDS encoding DUF4389 domain-containing protein, translated as MIPVTASPVRLEASVDARLSRWLWLVKWLLAIPHYIVLCFLWIAFVLVSVVAFFAILFTARYPRSLFDFNVGVLRWNWRVSYYAHTALGTDRYPPFTLSDVPDYPARFDVAYPERLSRGLVLVKWWLLAIPQYIVVAMFVGGGWGWSWGDGDGWRGSGLMPFLSLVAVVVLLFTARYPRHLFDFLVGLARWCARVTAYAALMTDQYPPFRLDSGGQEPPHQGPLTKSP; from the coding sequence ATGATTCCTGTCACCGCGTCGCCCGTACGTCTGGAGGCGTCCGTCGACGCCCGGTTGTCCCGATGGCTGTGGCTGGTGAAGTGGCTGCTCGCCATCCCGCACTACATCGTGCTGTGCTTCCTGTGGATCGCGTTCGTCCTCGTCAGCGTCGTCGCGTTCTTCGCCATCCTGTTCACCGCCCGGTACCCCCGGTCCCTCTTCGACTTCAACGTCGGCGTGCTGCGGTGGAACTGGCGGGTCAGCTACTACGCCCACACCGCGCTCGGCACCGACCGATACCCGCCGTTCACCCTCTCCGACGTGCCCGACTATCCGGCCCGCTTCGACGTCGCCTACCCCGAGCGGCTCTCGCGCGGACTGGTGCTGGTGAAGTGGTGGCTGCTGGCCATCCCGCAGTACATCGTCGTCGCGATGTTCGTGGGCGGTGGCTGGGGCTGGAGCTGGGGCGACGGGGACGGCTGGCGGGGCAGTGGGCTGATGCCGTTCCTCTCGCTGGTCGCGGTGGTCGTCCTGCTGTTCACCGCCCGCTATCCGCGGCACCTCTTCGACTTCCTGGTCGGCCTCGCCCGCTGGTGTGCCCGGGTGACCGCGTACGCCGCCCTGATGACCGACCAGTACCCGCCGTTCCGCCTCGACTCGGGCGGACAGGAACCCCCTCATCAAGGGCCACTGACCAAGAGCCCCTGA
- a CDS encoding AI-2E family transporter — MSSTKTRDALRITARVSAELLLVLAMLAVALWLLGRMWSVVWPLVVGLLLTTLTWPVARFLRRRGWPPALAASVVTVLFLLVAVGVVALIAVPVASQSGQLTDGVVEGIQKLREWAAGPPLNIGDAQINKAFDTAVARAQEGLGSMVGAVVTGVSTVVNGLVTTVLALFLMFFFLKDGPRFLPWLSRQLPGRLATDLPTVFDRGWNTLGAFVRSQAAVGLLDAVLIGLGLWILGVPLVLPLAVLTFVSAFVPIIGALFAGFVAVLIALVSNGLTDALIVLAVIVVVQQLEGNVFQPMIQSRGLGLHAAVVLLAVTLGGSLAGIVGSLLAVPVAALIAVVWNYVREQLGDPPQEPDDTDQPDSAAPVPS; from the coding sequence TTGAGTTCCACGAAGACCCGTGACGCGCTCCGGATAACGGCACGCGTCTCCGCAGAGCTGTTGCTGGTGTTGGCCATGCTGGCGGTGGCCCTGTGGCTGCTGGGCCGGATGTGGTCGGTTGTCTGGCCGCTCGTCGTCGGGTTGCTGCTGACCACGCTGACCTGGCCCGTGGCCCGTTTCCTGCGTCGTCGCGGGTGGCCGCCCGCGCTCGCCGCGTCAGTCGTGACCGTGCTGTTCCTGCTGGTCGCCGTGGGTGTCGTGGCGCTGATCGCCGTGCCGGTGGCGTCCCAGTCAGGTCAGCTGACCGACGGCGTGGTCGAGGGCATCCAGAAGCTGCGCGAGTGGGCCGCCGGGCCGCCGTTGAACATCGGTGACGCCCAGATCAACAAGGCGTTCGACACCGCGGTCGCCCGCGCGCAGGAGGGCCTCGGCAGCATGGTCGGCGCTGTCGTCACAGGCGTGAGCACCGTGGTGAACGGCTTGGTCACCACCGTCCTCGCCCTCTTCCTGATGTTCTTCTTCCTCAAGGACGGCCCGCGGTTCCTGCCGTGGCTCTCCCGTCAGCTGCCCGGCCGGCTCGCCACCGACCTCCCGACCGTGTTCGATCGCGGCTGGAACACGCTGGGCGCCTTCGTGCGGTCCCAGGCGGCCGTCGGCCTGCTGGACGCCGTGCTGATCGGACTGGGCCTGTGGATCCTGGGCGTACCGCTGGTGCTCCCGCTGGCGGTGCTGACCTTCGTCTCCGCGTTCGTGCCGATCATCGGCGCCCTGTTCGCCGGTTTCGTCGCGGTCCTGATCGCGCTCGTCTCCAACGGCCTGACGGACGCGCTGATCGTGCTGGCCGTCATCGTCGTGGTGCAGCAGCTCGAGGGCAACGTGTTCCAGCCCATGATCCAGAGCCGTGGGCTCGGCCTGCACGCGGCCGTGGTGCTGCTGGCGGTGACGCTGGGCGGCAGTCTGGCCGGCATCGTGGGCAGTCTGCTGGCCGTCCCCGTCGCCGCGCTGATCGCGGTGGTCTGGAACTACGTGCGCGAACAGCTCGGCGATCCGCCGCAGGAACCGGACGACACCGACCAGCCGGACAGCGCCGCCCCCGTTCCGTCGTAA